A portion of the Candidatus Binatota bacterium genome contains these proteins:
- the pdxA gene encoding 4-hydroxythreonine-4-phosphate dehydrogenase PdxA, whose translation MGDPAGIGPEVLLSAAARPGVARACSLVVYGDTAVLAEARRALGMSASAATAITRVEEVTALRLRGKLPRPSARTGEAAFRYLDAAARAVQFGQHDALVTAPINKQWLNRAGHRYDGHTGYLSQLAGKPATMMLVGRRLRVVLATTHVALCKVPGDLDEGALVDKALTSSEHLRRFHSLDRPRMAVAALNPHGGEGGLFGDEEKRVIAPAVRRMRRRGLDAVGPLPADTLFAQAAKGNYDVVLCMYHDQALIPLKLLDFGRAVNISMGLPFLRTSPDHGTAYDLAGSGEADAGSMAGAMLMAARMLKSARRKG comes from the coding sequence ATGGGCGATCCGGCCGGTATAGGCCCGGAGGTCCTGCTGTCGGCTGCTGCCCGTCCCGGCGTGGCCAGAGCCTGTTCGCTCGTAGTGTACGGGGACACCGCCGTGCTGGCCGAGGCCAGGCGCGCACTGGGCATGTCGGCTTCCGCCGCGACCGCCATCACCCGGGTCGAGGAAGTGACAGCGCTGAGGCTTCGCGGGAAACTGCCTCGGCCTTCTGCCAGGACCGGCGAGGCGGCATTTCGTTACCTTGATGCCGCCGCGCGGGCAGTACAGTTCGGCCAACACGACGCCCTGGTGACCGCGCCCATAAACAAGCAGTGGCTCAATCGTGCGGGCCATCGCTACGACGGCCACACCGGTTACCTTTCGCAGCTCGCGGGTAAGCCGGCCACGATGATGCTCGTCGGTCGTCGGCTGCGCGTGGTGCTGGCCACGACCCACGTCGCTCTTTGCAAAGTTCCCGGGGACCTGGACGAGGGCGCGCTGGTGGACAAGGCCCTTACGAGCAGCGAACACCTGCGACGGTTTCATAGCCTTGACCGTCCGCGGATGGCGGTGGCAGCCCTCAACCCCCACGGGGGTGAAGGCGGGCTGTTCGGCGACGAGGAAAAAAGAGTTATCGCGCCCGCCGTGCGGCGCATGCGCAGGCGCGGGTTGGACGCTGTGGGCCCGCTGCCCGCCGATACCCTGTTTGCGCAGGCCGCGAAGGGAAACTACGATGTGGTGCTCTGCATGTACCACGATCAGGCTCTTATACCTTTGAAATTATTGGACTTTGGTCGGGCGGTGAACATAAGTATGGGTTTGCCCTTCCTGCGTACGTCCCCTGATCACGGTACGGCCTATGACCTTGCTGGCAGCGGCGAGGCCGACGCGGGGAGCATGGCCGGGGCCATGCTGATGGCTGCACGCATGCTGAAAAGCGCGCGCCGGAAAGGCTGA
- a CDS encoding phosphomannomutase/phosphoglucomutase, whose protein sequence is MKMNPEIFREYDIRGIAGKDYDDAFVEALGRAYGTYLQRNGITRAAVGRDCRLSGPTYHRIMKSALRSTGVDVIDIGECPTPLMYFTVFHLDLMGGIQVTGSHNPADHNGFKICKGKWTIHGDEIMELSRIIESGDMMRGDGTEESYPIIPAYQGYLEEQFGRCGEGVKVVVDSGNGTAGPVAPAVYRAMGCQVVELFSEPDGSFPNHHPDPTVEENVRDLVAAVLDEKADLGIAFDGDSDRIGLVDSEGRIIWGDEMLVVFARDILEANPGATVVSEVKCSQRLYDDIADRGGKGIMWKAGHSLLKAKMRETGALLGGEMSGHLFFADRYFGFDDAIYAGARMIEILARSRVPLSEALSDLPHAVYTPEIRLDCPDAIKFKLADRARDRFREKGCDIIDVDGVRVRFENGWGLVRASNTQPVLVLRFEADNEENLSAYRSFVEDELSALRAELEDA, encoded by the coding sequence ATGAAGATGAACCCGGAAATATTTCGCGAGTACGACATACGTGGGATAGCAGGTAAAGATTACGACGACGCTTTCGTCGAGGCGCTGGGCCGTGCTTACGGCACCTACCTGCAACGCAACGGTATCACGCGCGCCGCAGTGGGTCGGGACTGCCGACTGAGTGGCCCCACCTACCACCGCATCATGAAGTCGGCCCTGCGATCGACGGGGGTCGACGTGATCGACATAGGCGAGTGCCCCACCCCGTTGATGTACTTCACCGTTTTTCATCTCGATCTCATGGGCGGAATACAGGTCACCGGCAGCCACAACCCGGCTGACCACAACGGCTTTAAAATCTGCAAGGGCAAATGGACCATACACGGCGACGAGATCATGGAGCTCAGCCGCATCATAGAAAGCGGCGACATGATGCGTGGCGACGGGACCGAGGAGAGTTACCCCATCATTCCTGCGTACCAGGGATACCTCGAAGAGCAGTTCGGGCGCTGCGGTGAGGGTGTAAAGGTCGTAGTCGATTCCGGTAACGGGACTGCCGGGCCCGTGGCCCCGGCGGTGTACCGAGCGATGGGTTGCCAGGTCGTCGAACTTTTCAGCGAGCCGGACGGCTCGTTTCCCAATCATCACCCCGACCCCACAGTGGAAGAAAACGTGCGCGACCTCGTGGCCGCGGTCCTCGACGAAAAGGCCGATCTCGGAATAGCCTTTGATGGTGATTCGGACCGCATCGGCTTGGTTGACAGCGAGGGGCGCATCATCTGGGGCGACGAAATGCTGGTGGTATTCGCCCGCGACATACTCGAGGCCAATCCCGGCGCCACCGTGGTGTCCGAGGTCAAGTGCTCGCAGAGACTCTACGACGACATAGCCGACCGCGGCGGAAAGGGGATCATGTGGAAGGCGGGGCACTCGTTGCTCAAGGCCAAGATGCGCGAGACCGGCGCCCTGCTGGGCGGCGAAATGAGTGGCCACCTGTTTTTCGCGGACCGCTATTTCGGTTTCGACGATGCCATTTACGCCGGTGCCCGCATGATCGAGATCCTGGCGCGCAGCAGGGTGCCGCTGTCGGAGGCTCTGTCGGATCTTCCCCACGCGGTTTACACCCCCGAGATAAGGTTGGACTGCCCGGACGCCATCAAGTTTAAACTGGCCGATCGCGCGCGCGATCGTTTTCGCGAGAAGGGGTGCGACATCATCGACGTTGACGGGGTCAGGGTGCGTTTTGAAAACGGTTGGGGCCTGGTCAGGGCTTCCAATACCCAGCCCGTGCTCGTGCTTCGCTTCGAGGCTGACAATGAAGAAAACCTTTCGGCGTACCGCAGTTTCGTGGAGGATGAGCTCTCGGCCCTTCGCGCCGAGCTCGAGGATGCGTAG
- the uvrA gene encoding excinuclease ABC subunit UvrA, producing MADQIIIRGAREHNLRDIDVTIPRNSMVVLTGLSGSGKSSLAFDTIYAEGQRRYVESLSAYARQFMDQAEKPDVDSIEGLSPSVAIEQKTSGRNPRSTVGTVTEVYDFMRLLFANVGRPFCYGCDREISAQSVGQIVDRVMALPPRTRIEVLAPVVRDRKGEYRKELADLRRRGFVRACIDGEMVELDPGLKLARQQRHTIEVVVDRLIARKGIEQRLTDSVEVALRLADGNLVVRSSKKSDDKSDTHGFSQRHACSYCDLSWPEVVPRMFSFNSPQGACPSCNGLGRATRIDYAKLIADPTVSLENGALPAWNKRLLKKYASAIRSITAHFGSEASTPFGELPDEAREMLLTGSAGMAIHSITAAGKTGVRPMRSFPGIVPIIERRYRESESDFVRSELERYMSENSCEDCGGTRLRIEARHVRIGGKGIHEVCAMSISDALSFFSSLKLTAAERRIAKMVLREVEERLGFLADVGLVYLSLDRAAASLSGGESQRIRLATQIGAGLSGVLYVLDEPSIGLHPRDNGRLLKSLRGLTEAGNSVIVVEHDADTMVAADHVIDMGPGAGRLGGTIVAEGTAEELKQDVSSLTGAYLAGREVIAMPDSRRPGNGKKLRLLGASANNLDEVDVEFPLGTFTCVTGVSGSGKSSLVIDTLYAELARRLHKYQGEVGAMKKLEGVEAIDKVIDIDQAPIGRSPRSNPSTYTGLFSDIRTLFAGVPEARMRGYEIGRFSFNVKGGRCETCAGDGLRRVEMHFLPDVFVTCDVCSGKRYNRETLQVRYKGRTVANVLDMTVAEALDFFEAVPAARRKLETLAAVGLDYVHLGQPANTLSGGEAQRIKLAKELARTATGSTFYILDEPTTGLHFADVRKLLEVLSRLVEAGNTVVVIEHHVDVIKTADYVIDMGPDGGDGGGRVVVAGTPEQVVACPESHTGKCLAQAGVG from the coding sequence GTGGCAGACCAGATCATCATTCGTGGTGCGCGTGAGCACAATCTTCGCGACATAGACGTCACCATTCCGCGCAACAGCATGGTCGTGCTCACGGGCCTGTCAGGCTCGGGCAAGTCGTCGCTGGCCTTTGACACCATCTACGCCGAGGGCCAGCGCCGTTACGTTGAATCGTTGTCTGCTTACGCCAGGCAGTTCATGGACCAGGCCGAAAAGCCCGACGTCGATTCCATAGAGGGGTTGTCGCCGTCGGTAGCGATCGAGCAGAAAACCAGTGGCCGCAACCCGCGCTCCACGGTCGGCACGGTCACCGAGGTCTACGACTTCATGCGCTTGCTGTTTGCCAACGTGGGCCGCCCCTTCTGCTACGGCTGCGACCGGGAGATCTCGGCGCAGAGCGTCGGGCAGATCGTCGACAGGGTCATGGCGCTGCCTCCACGCACACGCATAGAGGTGCTCGCGCCCGTGGTCCGAGATCGCAAGGGAGAGTATCGCAAGGAACTGGCCGACCTCAGGCGCAGGGGCTTCGTGAGGGCGTGCATCGATGGCGAAATGGTCGAGCTCGATCCAGGTCTCAAGCTGGCCCGGCAGCAGCGACACACCATAGAAGTCGTCGTTGACCGCCTGATAGCCCGCAAGGGAATAGAGCAACGGCTTACCGATTCGGTGGAAGTGGCGCTACGGCTCGCGGACGGCAACCTCGTGGTTCGCAGCTCAAAAAAATCTGACGACAAGAGTGACACTCACGGTTTCAGTCAACGCCACGCTTGCTCGTACTGCGACCTGTCGTGGCCCGAGGTCGTGCCGAGGATGTTTTCTTTCAACAGTCCGCAGGGAGCGTGCCCGTCCTGCAACGGGCTGGGCCGAGCCACGCGCATTGATTATGCCAAGCTTATTGCCGATCCGACGGTGTCGCTTGAGAACGGGGCGTTACCCGCATGGAACAAGCGTCTGCTGAAGAAATACGCGTCGGCCATACGGAGCATAACCGCGCATTTCGGCTCCGAGGCTTCGACGCCCTTCGGGGAGTTGCCCGACGAGGCCCGCGAGATGCTGCTGACTGGGAGCGCGGGCATGGCCATACACTCAATAACAGCGGCCGGCAAGACCGGCGTGCGCCCCATGCGAAGCTTTCCGGGTATCGTGCCGATAATCGAGCGGCGTTACCGGGAATCTGAATCTGATTTTGTTCGCTCAGAACTCGAGCGTTACATGTCGGAAAACAGCTGCGAGGACTGCGGGGGGACCCGGCTGCGAATCGAGGCGCGGCACGTGCGCATCGGGGGCAAGGGCATTCACGAGGTCTGCGCGATGTCGATCTCCGACGCGCTGTCTTTTTTCTCGTCGCTGAAACTCACCGCCGCCGAACGACGCATAGCAAAAATGGTGCTGCGCGAGGTAGAGGAGCGGCTCGGATTCCTGGCCGACGTGGGGCTGGTATACCTGTCGCTGGACCGCGCGGCCGCCTCCTTGTCGGGGGGCGAGAGCCAGCGCATAAGGCTTGCAACGCAGATAGGTGCGGGCCTGTCGGGCGTGCTCTATGTGCTCGACGAGCCGTCGATAGGCCTGCACCCGCGCGACAACGGCAGGCTGCTCAAGAGCCTGCGCGGGCTCACGGAGGCGGGTAACAGCGTGATCGTAGTCGAGCACGACGCCGACACTATGGTAGCGGCTGACCACGTTATCGACATGGGCCCGGGAGCCGGCCGTCTCGGTGGGACGATAGTGGCCGAGGGGACCGCCGAGGAACTCAAGCAGGACGTCAGCTCACTTACGGGCGCTTACCTCGCCGGGCGCGAGGTTATAGCCATGCCGGATAGTCGCCGCCCGGGCAACGGAAAGAAACTCCGCTTGCTGGGCGCGTCGGCCAACAACCTCGACGAGGTCGACGTGGAGTTTCCGCTTGGCACCTTCACCTGCGTGACTGGCGTGTCGGGCTCGGGCAAGAGTTCGCTGGTCATTGATACCCTGTACGCCGAGCTAGCCCGCCGCCTGCACAAATACCAGGGCGAAGTGGGGGCAATGAAGAAACTGGAAGGGGTGGAGGCGATAGACAAGGTCATCGACATCGACCAGGCGCCGATCGGCCGAAGCCCTCGCTCAAACCCGTCGACTTATACCGGCCTGTTCTCCGACATTCGCACGCTATTTGCGGGGGTGCCCGAGGCACGCATGCGTGGCTACGAAATCGGCCGTTTTTCTTTCAACGTCAAGGGTGGCCGCTGCGAAACCTGTGCCGGCGATGGCCTGCGCAGGGTGGAGATGCATTTTCTGCCCGACGTGTTCGTCACCTGCGACGTGTGCTCGGGTAAACGCTACAACCGCGAGACGTTGCAGGTTCGTTACAAGGGTCGCACGGTGGCCAACGTGCTCGACATGACGGTGGCCGAAGCGCTGGATTTTTTTGAGGCTGTACCAGCGGCGAGGCGTAAGCTCGAGACACTCGCGGCGGTGGGCCTCGATTACGTGCATCTTGGCCAGCCGGCCAACACGCTCTCGGGTGGCGAGGCCCAGCGCATAAAGCTGGCAAAAGAGCTGGCGCGAACCGCTACCGGCAGCACTTTTTACATCCTCGACGAACCGACAACGGGCCTTCACTTTGCCGACGTGCGCAAGCTGCTCGAGGTGCTCAGCCGGCTCGTTGAAGCAGGCAACACTGTGGTAGTGATCGAGCACCACGTTGACGTGATCAAGACAGCAGATTACGTCATCGACATGGGCCCTGACGGCGGCGACGGTGGTGGGCGCGTGGTGGTGGCTGGCACCCCCGAACAGGTGGTAGCCTGTCCCGAATCGCACACCGGTAAGTGTCTCGCGCAGGCCGGTGTGGGCTGA
- a CDS encoding IscS subfamily cysteine desulfurase, producing the protein MTTRSDRTVYLDNQATTQVDPRVLEEMLPALGGVYGNPASRSHRLGWEADALVETARERVADLIGAQPGEILFTSGATESDNLAIKGALPFLRERGCHVITVATEHRAVLDPCRQLQDEGLLELTTLGVDEQGMVSVDELRAALRDDTVLVSVMQANNEIGVVQPIAELAAAAHEKGALFHCDAAQSVGRMAVDVARLGADMVSVSAHKLYGPKGVGALYLRRSGRRVRLQAQLLGGGHERGLRSGTLNVPGIVGLGMACRLAGEEWKGEAQRVLGLRQRLASRLFAGLDQVQLNGHPEHRLPGNLNLSFACVEGESLMMGLPDVAVSSGSACSSASMEPSYVLRALGRSSEQAHSSIRFGVGRFNDESDIDFAADRVIAEVERLRKLSPLYRREEQEVASG; encoded by the coding sequence ATGACCACCCGAAGCGACAGGACTGTCTACCTGGACAACCAGGCCACCACGCAGGTAGATCCGCGCGTGCTCGAAGAAATGCTGCCGGCCCTCGGCGGGGTCTACGGCAACCCGGCCAGTCGCAGTCACCGCCTGGGCTGGGAGGCCGACGCGCTGGTTGAAACCGCCCGGGAGAGGGTGGCTGATCTTATTGGCGCCCAGCCGGGCGAGATATTGTTTACCAGCGGCGCCACCGAGTCCGACAACCTCGCCATAAAAGGCGCCCTGCCCTTTCTGCGTGAGCGTGGTTGCCACGTGATCACCGTGGCGACCGAACACAGGGCCGTGCTCGACCCCTGCCGCCAACTCCAGGACGAAGGGCTCCTGGAGCTTACGACGCTGGGCGTGGACGAGCAGGGCATGGTCAGCGTGGATGAGCTGCGAGCGGCGCTGCGCGACGACACCGTGCTGGTATCGGTGATGCAGGCCAACAACGAGATCGGTGTAGTGCAGCCGATCGCCGAGCTGGCGGCCGCCGCTCACGAAAAGGGCGCGCTGTTTCACTGCGACGCCGCGCAATCGGTGGGCAGGATGGCCGTTGACGTGGCCCGGCTGGGCGCCGACATGGTCTCTGTTTCTGCGCACAAGTTATATGGTCCCAAGGGCGTGGGCGCATTGTACCTGCGCAGAAGTGGCCGCCGGGTTCGCCTGCAGGCCCAGCTCCTGGGAGGCGGCCACGAACGCGGACTGCGCTCGGGTACCCTCAACGTGCCGGGCATAGTGGGGCTGGGCATGGCCTGCCGCCTGGCCGGTGAAGAATGGAAGGGCGAAGCCCAACGCGTACTGGGGCTCAGGCAGCGCCTGGCCTCGCGGCTGTTCGCCGGCCTGGACCAGGTGCAGCTCAACGGCCATCCGGAGCATCGACTGCCCGGCAATCTCAACCTGAGTTTTGCCTGTGTGGAGGGCGAATCGCTTATGATGGGCCTGCCCGACGTCGCGGTTTCATCGGGCTCGGCCTGCAGCTCGGCCAGCATGGAGCCCTCGTACGTCCTGCGCGCGCTCGGTCGCAGCAGCGAGCAGGCGCACTCGTCTATTCGTTTTGGCGTTGGCCGTTTCAATGACGAATCGGACATAGATTTTGCGGCTGATCGAGTGATAGCCGAGGTTGAACGACTGCGTAAGCTGTCGCCGCTGTATCGGCGCGAAGAACAGGAGGTTGCAAGCGGATGA
- a CDS encoding iron-sulfur cluster assembly accessory protein, translating to MNISDKAAERIIGLVEEPGPADGLRIRVTGGGCSGLQYRIKLDEEKKGDKVFENGSAKLYIDRRSFLYVNGSTVDFSDDLVNAGFKVENPNVKSTCGCGESFVV from the coding sequence ATGAACATAAGCGACAAGGCTGCTGAAAGGATAATCGGCCTGGTTGAAGAACCTGGGCCTGCCGACGGTCTGAGGATCCGGGTTACCGGTGGTGGATGTTCGGGCTTGCAGTACCGGATAAAGCTCGACGAAGAGAAGAAGGGCGACAAGGTGTTCGAAAACGGCAGTGCAAAATTATACATTGACCGCCGCAGCTTCCTGTACGTGAATGGCAGCACCGTTGATTTCAGCGATGATCTCGTAAATGCCGGTTTTAAGGTAGAAAATCCGAACGTTAAGAGCACCTGCGGCTGCGGCGAGTCCTTCGTAGTCTGA
- a CDS encoding VUT family protein: protein MFPSSKDPTASQLTTTISRRRENVFLVLSGFFLGTLTMLNLLGITRFIDLSFTLPFVNITVPMILAVGVLPYPLTFLCTDLLSEFYGKRRTNAVVMTGLGLNAWVVFILWLGGVLPGAGEGDASKVFFGLRELAFGAVTASMVAYLAAQLIDVQLFHFWKRLTNGRHLWLRNNGSTMVSQLVDSVAVITITHYWAGALPIDPARPVAAQLLVFISSAYVFKFTIALLDTGPFYIAVAWLGDYLQLDPSQQD, encoded by the coding sequence ATGTTCCCAAGCTCCAAGGATCCGACGGCCTCCCAGCTGACGACAACGATAAGCAGGCGCAGGGAAAACGTTTTTCTCGTGTTGTCGGGTTTTTTTCTCGGCACCCTGACGATGCTCAACCTACTCGGCATCACCCGCTTCATTGACCTGTCCTTCACGCTGCCGTTCGTAAATATAACCGTACCCATGATCCTGGCCGTCGGCGTGCTGCCCTACCCGCTGACCTTCCTATGTACCGACCTGTTGTCGGAGTTCTACGGCAAGCGTCGCACCAACGCCGTGGTCATGACCGGCCTGGGACTCAACGCCTGGGTCGTGTTCATCCTCTGGCTCGGTGGCGTGCTGCCCGGGGCGGGGGAGGGCGACGCCAGCAAAGTGTTTTTCGGGCTGCGCGAACTCGCCTTCGGCGCCGTCACGGCATCGATGGTGGCCTACCTGGCCGCCCAGTTGATAGACGTGCAGCTGTTTCATTTCTGGAAACGGCTCACCAACGGGCGCCACCTGTGGTTGAGAAATAACGGTTCGACCATGGTGAGCCAGCTGGTGGACAGCGTGGCCGTGATTACGATCACCCACTACTGGGCCGGCGCCCTGCCGATAGACCCTGCGCGCCCCGTGGCCGCCCAGCTGCTTGTATTCATAAGCTCGGCCTACGTTTTTAAGTTCACGATAGCGCTGCTCGACACGGGCCCGTTCTATATTGCAGTCGCCTGGCTGGGTGACTACCTGCAGCTGGACCCCAGCCAACAGGACTGA
- a CDS encoding leucyl aminopeptidase — protein sequence MVKVIIGTGKAGELKDDLLVIPVSLGSETAGAVRELSAEGKRAVARRVKMTAYKGSSGARLLVQLADRDVLLVGIGGADDSDLEYLRRAAARGRAVAGEVRAKRVAICLSGAVRPERVKAAIEGFTLAGYRFDRYRSGDKSSYAGPSRLTVNGTRLKRDAASRKAVSEAGVACESVALVRDLVNEMSSVKTPSYLVKTARSITRGTGIRCEVWQGKRLQDEGMNGIIAVSAGSAEPGAFLRMTYKPSGKPRACVAIVGKGVTFDSGGLSLKPAKSMEWMKQDMSGAAVVLGVMKALPALAPQVEVRGYIAAAENMPGQGAQKPGDIITYRNGKTAEVLNTDAEGRLVLADALCVASEDKPDCIIDLATLTGACMVALGSSVAGVMGNDQALVDELIAHGNQTGERMWQLPLVEDYRSDIKSSVADIKNIGAGYGGTITAAMFLEAFVDDVSWAHIDIAGPAFAEKPAPYAPRGGTGFGVRALLSYLAKI from the coding sequence CTGGTGAAAGTAATAATCGGAACGGGTAAAGCTGGAGAATTGAAGGATGACCTTCTGGTCATTCCTGTATCGCTTGGTTCAGAAACGGCCGGTGCGGTGCGTGAACTGTCGGCCGAGGGCAAGCGCGCTGTTGCGCGACGGGTGAAGATGACGGCCTACAAGGGCTCGTCGGGGGCCAGGCTGCTCGTGCAGTTGGCCGACCGCGACGTGCTGCTGGTGGGTATCGGCGGTGCCGACGACAGTGACCTCGAATACCTGCGGCGTGCTGCGGCGCGTGGCCGCGCGGTGGCGGGCGAGGTACGGGCAAAGAGGGTCGCCATCTGTCTTTCGGGTGCCGTGCGTCCCGAGCGCGTCAAGGCGGCCATAGAGGGCTTCACGCTGGCGGGTTACCGCTTTGATCGCTACCGTTCGGGCGACAAGAGCAGCTACGCGGGTCCCTCGAGGCTCACCGTTAACGGCACGCGGCTGAAGCGCGACGCGGCCAGCCGCAAAGCCGTAAGCGAGGCTGGCGTCGCGTGCGAATCGGTGGCCCTGGTGCGCGATCTCGTAAACGAGATGTCGAGCGTCAAGACGCCCTCGTACCTTGTAAAGACCGCGCGCTCGATCACCCGCGGCACGGGGATACGTTGCGAGGTCTGGCAGGGTAAGCGCCTGCAGGACGAGGGCATGAACGGCATCATTGCGGTGTCGGCCGGCAGCGCCGAGCCTGGCGCGTTCCTGCGCATGACTTACAAGCCCAGTGGAAAGCCGCGCGCGTGCGTGGCCATCGTCGGCAAGGGTGTGACCTTCGATTCAGGTGGCCTTTCGCTCAAGCCGGCCAAGTCGATGGAGTGGATGAAGCAGGACATGTCGGGCGCAGCGGTAGTGCTGGGCGTCATGAAGGCCTTGCCCGCGCTGGCCCCGCAGGTTGAGGTTCGCGGTTACATAGCGGCCGCCGAGAACATGCCCGGGCAGGGGGCCCAGAAGCCGGGCGACATCATCACCTACCGAAACGGCAAGACTGCCGAGGTACTCAATACCGACGCCGAGGGCAGGCTGGTGCTGGCCGACGCGCTCTGCGTGGCCTCCGAAGATAAGCCCGACTGCATAATCGACCTGGCCACTCTCACCGGCGCGTGCATGGTGGCGCTGGGCAGCAGCGTGGCCGGTGTCATGGGCAACGACCAGGCACTGGTGGACGAACTTATCGCGCATGGCAACCAGACCGGCGAGCGCATGTGGCAGCTGCCCTTGGTTGAGGACTACCGATCCGACATCAAGTCGAGCGTGGCTGACATCAAGAACATCGGCGCGGGCTACGGCGGCACGATAACCGCGGCCATGTTCCTCGAGGCTTTCGTAGATGACGTGTCCTGGGCTCACATCGACATAGCCGGACCCGCCTTCGCCGAGAAGCCGGCGCCCTACGCGCCGCGGGGTGGCACTGGCTTCGGCGTTCGCGCGCTGCTGTCCTACCTGGCGAAGATCTAG
- a CDS encoding CCA tRNA nucleotidyltransferase, whose amino-acid sequence MSLRATATELVQKLVDAGHVALFAGGCVRDVLLNLEPGDYDIATSARPEQVESIFDRTIAVGRRFGILVVNYRGYSFEVATFRSDGDYLDGRHPETVTFADAHADSDRRDFTINSMFEDPLTDEIIDYNNGKRDLEAGLVRAVGDPVKRFSEDRLRMLRAVRFAARLGFEIDPATMQAARDHADTLELVSAERIADELVRVLTEGSARRGFELMDEAGLLEIVLPEITAMKGVEQDSDFHPEGDVYVHTLACIEQLEAGCTATLALGLLLHDVAKPPCHVIRDGRHTFHGHTRDGSRMAESICRRLRMSNATIERVSFLVDQHLRHCSARDMKQSTLKRFLGQDGIEELLELVRMDSTSSSSDLGDYQFCSDSLRDLPEEVIKPAPLVTGHDLVEMGMKPGPRFKELLATVEDAQLEGQLETREQALELLRGLLD is encoded by the coding sequence ATGTCGCTGCGCGCCACAGCCACTGAGCTGGTCCAGAAGCTGGTCGACGCCGGCCACGTGGCCCTTTTTGCCGGGGGCTGCGTCCGCGACGTTCTTCTCAACCTCGAGCCGGGAGACTACGACATTGCCACCTCGGCCCGGCCCGAGCAGGTGGAGTCCATCTTCGATCGCACCATTGCCGTTGGCCGGCGTTTCGGAATCCTGGTCGTGAACTACCGGGGCTACTCCTTCGAGGTAGCCACCTTCCGCAGCGATGGCGATTACCTGGACGGCCGTCACCCCGAAACGGTTACCTTCGCCGACGCCCACGCCGACTCCGATCGCCGTGACTTCACCATCAACTCGATGTTCGAAGACCCGCTCACCGATGAAATCATCGATTACAACAACGGCAAGCGTGACCTCGAGGCCGGCCTGGTCAGGGCGGTCGGCGACCCGGTCAAACGTTTTTCGGAAGACAGGCTGCGCATGTTGCGAGCCGTGCGTTTCGCGGCACGCCTGGGTTTCGAAATCGACCCCGCCACCATGCAGGCCGCGCGCGATCACGCCGATACGCTCGAACTGGTTTCGGCCGAACGCATAGCCGATGAACTCGTGCGCGTACTTACAGAAGGATCGGCCAGGCGCGGTTTCGAACTCATGGACGAGGCCGGGCTTCTCGAGATCGTGCTACCCGAAATCACGGCGATGAAAGGCGTCGAGCAGGACAGCGACTTCCATCCCGAGGGCGACGTCTACGTACACACGCTGGCCTGCATAGAGCAGCTTGAGGCCGGCTGCACGGCAACGCTCGCGCTCGGCCTCCTGCTGCACGACGTCGCCAAACCGCCCTGCCACGTGATCAGGGACGGACGACACACCTTCCACGGCCACACCCGCGACGGCAGCCGCATGGCCGAATCCATATGCCGCCGTCTGCGCATGAGTAACGCCACCATCGAGAGGGTATCGTTTCTCGTCGATCAGCACCTGCGCCACTGCAGCGCCAGGGACATGAAGCAGTCCACGTTGAAGCGCTTCCTCGGCCAGGACGGAATAGAAGAACTACTCGAACTGGTGCGCATGGACAGCACGTCTTCGAGCTCAGACCTGGGCGATTACCAGTTCTGCAGCGACTCGCTGCGCGACCTGCCCGAAGAAGTCATCAAGCCAGCACCGTTGGTCACGGGCCACGATCTCGTGGAGATGGGTATGAAGCCCGGCCCACGTTTCAAAGAACTGCTGGCCACCGTCGAAGACGCCCAACTCGAAGGCCAGCTGGAAACACGCGAGCAGGCGCTCGAGCTGCTCCGCGGCCTGCTCGACTAA